A stretch of the Rosa rugosa chromosome 5, drRosRugo1.1, whole genome shotgun sequence genome encodes the following:
- the LOC133709014 gene encoding uncharacterized protein LOC133709014 — protein MPTRNLVLLACLVSLVAAIAAVDSKSDSSGEWHILTKQNFSSQIRLHPHILLFVTLPWSGECRSLMRDVAKLVTDRPEEFRSLKLMVLHRNTEKMVATAIGAASEWEEITALYYHHSVSYKYGGRLRAQNILSSIRPYVSVLGEELPFKSLKSPEELKAFVDSTDKALVVFEFCEWTPKLVAKRKMNGTDHSGFGEFFGLNLNAETNRTDWQKNNQKGMETAKMKCNVDNELGAVPWVGDFSSVNDSAASEETENSRPDGASFCTLEEYQLFDSFFSKFMTIAREFVLPPERHKFGLVSERSMLSALGIGDSSSWLAVLYFAGCPSCSKIIKKEDDLNNALKMDSLVKSIRVLHPLQLLIISPYILLSFSVYYTVHYLLLTIGCDKLIHWILQLEGHGNTLEPALPANQPSVLLFVDRSSDLLETRINGKEALDACRKLALHYHMPDQIGSQSKDKHEKSSSQHYQALRTTSGHPKLKLSQTVQISKLEDKMSTFTIINEGKQFTVEKLALDLKGNSLQDILEIVLKQKKKAKLSSLVKDLGFQLLSDDMDIKPESTLPLPMESESDTVTEEPYKEGLATSSTDSDRDQQPDATSISTEQHPETSEVMDTETSSQNNEEKTDYVDTSNQILSVNSEQQLADHKCEDLDTEEDSNPQGEKSAQQQLHFQGFKGSFFFSDGNCRLLRALTGSSKFPALVIVDPNMQQHYVFPEETNVNYSSLVDFVSAFLNGSLLPYQQSETVLERSRKATQPPFVNLDFHQVDSIPRVTTHTFSELVVGFNQSDSDAWNKDVLVLFSNRWCGFCQRMELVVHEVYRAMKDYAKMLKRESKNDKSTFHDNMTGDVKNEMLELPLMYLLDCTLNDCSLILKSMNQREVYPTLVLFPAEKKHALPYEGDMAVTEIFNFMADHGSNSHHLTSEKGMLWTSAEKRGRNQDFFMVQSSDVHEQSKDTLHEVLLTNVHKPVIEDKQIKSHIPQGLHEAPPNVVVGSVLVATDKLHSVHPFDKSEILIVKADQVTGFQGLIINKHIRWDALPELGEGVKMLVEAPLSFGGPLIKGGMPLVALTQKFVKDEYPEILPGIAFLDPSATIQKIKELKLGNQSVTDYWFFFGYSSWGWDQLFDEIDKGAWNLSDDGMRHLDWPSS, from the exons ATGCCGACGAGAAACCTGGTGCTCCTGGCGTGCTTGGTGTCGCTGGTGGCAGCAATCGCCGCCGTTGATTCAAAATCAGACAGCTCCGGCGAGTGGCACATCCTCACGAAGCAGAACTTCTCTTCTCAGATCCGTCTCCATCCTCACATCCTCCTCTTCGTCACTCTTCCAT GGTCCGGTGAGTGTCGATCACTCATGAGAGACGTGGCGAAGTTGGTCACTGATCGACCTGAAGAGTTCAGGTCGCTGAAGCTGATGGTGTTGCACAGAAATACAGAGAAGATGGTGGCAACTGCGATCGGTGCTGCTTCAGAATGGGAGGAAATTACGGCTTTGTACTATCACCATTCTGTTTCGTACAAATATGGAGGGAGGCTTCGAGCGCAGAACATTTTGAGTTCAATTCGTCCCTATGTGTCGGTTTTAGGTGAAGAACTTCCATTCAAATCGCTGAAGAGTCCGGAAGAGTTGAAAGCTTTCGTTGATTCAACTGACAAAGCTTTGGTTGTGTTTGAGTTTTGTGAATGGACTCCTAAATTGGTGGCCAAGAGGAAGATGAATGGGACTGATCACAGTGGCTTTG GGGAATTTTTTGGGTTAAACTTGAATGCAGAGACAAATAGAACCGACTGGCAGAAGAATAACCAGAAG ggTATGGAAACTGCAAAGATGAAGTGTAATGTTGATAATGAGCTTGGTGCAGTTCCTTGGGTTGGGGACTTCAGCTCAGTAAATGACAGTGCTGCTTCTGAGGAGACTGAGAACAGTAGGCCTGATGGTGCATCGTTTTGCACACTTGAAGAATATCAGTTGTTTGACTCTTTCTTCTCAAAGTTCATGACTATTGCAAGAGAGTTCGTTCTGCCTCCTGAAAGGCATAAATTTGGTTTGGTCTCAGAAAGATCTATGCTCTCAGCTCTTGGTATTGGAGATTCCAGTTCGTGGTTGGCAGTGCTATACTTTGCTGGATGTCCCAGTTGTTCGAAGATTATTAAAAAAGAGGATGACCTTAATAATGCTTTAAAGATGGATAGTTTAGTTAAGAG CATAAga GTATTACATCCTTTGCAGCTCCTTATTATCTCTCCCTATATCTTGCTTTCTTTTTCTGTGTATTACACTGTCCACTATTTATTGCTTACAATTGGCTGTGATAAATTGATTCATTGGATTCTGCAGCTAGAGGGTCATGGCAACACTTTGGAGCCTGCTTTGCCTGCAAACCAGCCATCAGTTCTCTTATTTGTGGATAGATCATCTGACTTGTTAGAGACTAGAATCAATGGCAAGGAAGCTCTTGATGCTTGTCGGAAGCTGGCACTGCACTATCACATGCCGGACCAGATTGGCAGTCAAAGTAAAGACAAGCATGAGAAATCCTCATCCCAGCATTATCAAGCATTAAGGACCACATCTGGACATCCTAAATTAAAATTATCTCAGACAGTGCAGATTAGCAAACTAGAAGACAAGATGTCTACTTTCACAATTATAAATGAGGGCAAACAATTCACAGTGGAGAAGTTGGCTTTGGATCTAAAGGGTAATTCCTTGCAGGATATCTTGGAAATTGTACTTAAGCAAAAGAAGAAAGCTAAGTTAAGCTCACTGGTGAAGGATTTGGGTTTCCAACTTTTGTCAGATGATATGGACATCAAACCAGAGAGTACATTGCCATTACCGATGGAATCTGAATCTGATACAGTTACAGAAGAGCCATATAAGGAGGGCCTTGCTACAAGTAGTACTGACTCAGACAGAGATCAACAGCCAGATGCAACAAGTATATCTACCGAACAGCATCCAGAAACTTCTGAAGTCATGGATACTGAAACGTCATCTCAGAACAATGAAGAAAAAACAGATTATGTTGATACAAGCAATCAGATCTTATCTGTCAATAGTGAGCAACAGCTTGCAGATCATAAATGTGAAGATTTAGATACAGAAGAAGATAGTAATCCACAGGGCGAAAAGTCAGCACAGCAGCAGCTTCACTTTCAAGGCTTTAAGggttcatttttcttttctgatggTAATTGTCGGTTGCTTCGAGCGCTGACTGGCAGTTCAAAATTTCCAGCCCTGGTAATAGTTGATCCCAATATGCAGCAGCATTATGTCTTCCCAGAGGAGACTAATGTCAATTATTCTTCACTGGTTGATTTTGTTTCCGCCTTTCTTAATGGAAGTCTTCTTCCATATCAACAGTCTGAAACTGTACTTGAAAGGTCTAGGAAAGCCACTCAACCACCATTTGTTAATCTGGACTTCCATCAGGTGGATTCTATCCCTCGAGTGACAACTCACACTTTCTCTGAGCTGGTTGTTGGGTTCAATCAATCTGACAGTGATGCTTGGAATAAGGATGTCCTAGTTCTTTTTAGCAATAGATGGTGTGGTTTTTGCCAGCGAATGGAGTTAGTTGTTCATGAAGTATACCGAGCTATGAAGGATTATGCTAAGATGCTGAAAAGGGAATCAAAGAATGACAAATCAACGTTTCACGATA ATATGACGGGCGACGTGAAAAATGAAATGCTGGAGCTGCCATTAATGTACTTGCTGGATTGCACATTGAATGATTGCAGTTTGATACTGAAATCGATGAATCAG AGGGAGGTTTATCCTACTCTGGTGCTCTTTCCAGCAGAAAAGAAGCATGCTCTTCCTTATGAAGGAGATATGGCAGTCACTGAGATTTTCAATTTCATGGCTGATCATGGAAGTAACTCTCATCATCTTACCAGTGAAAAAG GAATGTTGTGGACTTCAGCtgaaaagagaggaagaaatcAAGATTTCTTTATGGTTCAGTCATCTGACGTTCATGAGCAGTCTAAGGACACGCTTCATGAAGTCCTATTAACAAATGTTCATAAACCAGTAATTGAAGACAAGCAGATCAAGTCTCACATACCCCAAGGCTTGCATGAAGCACCCCCGAATGTGGTGGTTGGTTCTGTCCTAGTTGCTACTGATAAACTTCATAGCGTACACCCCTTTGATAAATCAGAGATTCTCATTGTGAAGGCAGATCAAGTTACTGGATTTCAAGGTTTAATTATCAACAAGCATATCAGATGGGATGCTCTGCCTGAATTGGGAGAAGGAGTTAAGATGTTAGTAGAAGCCCCTTTGTCCTTTGGAGGACCGCTTATAAAGGGTGGAATGCCTCTTGTCGCGTTAACTCAAAAATTTGTCAAGGATGAATATCCGGAAATCTTACCAGGCATTGCATTTCTTGATCCATCAGCAACAATTCAAAAAATTAAAGAGCTCAAGTTAGGAAATCAATCTGTCACTGACTACTGGTTTTTCTTTGGGTATTCAAGTTGGGGTTGGGACCAGCTCTTTGATGAGATTGATAAAGGAGCTTGGAATTTAAGTGATGATGGTATGAGACATTTAGATTGGCCATCAAGTTAG
- the LOC133708316 gene encoding alanine--tRNA ligase, protein MSGGFLGKGVIAFNSLLLLRRYPFSFAPSHLPRNRNRNRSLTTAKHLAAIATSSFRPKMPGVESQGGGLEWPAQRVRDTFLEFFRDEKKHEYWKSSPVVPHNDPTLLFANAGMNQFKPIFLGTADPNTGLSKLTRACNTQKCIRAGGKHNDLEDVGKDTYHHTFFEMLGNWSFGDYFKSEAIEWAWKLLTQVYKLPEDRFYATYFGGDEKLGLAPDYEARDLWLKFLPPGRVLPFGCKDNFWEMGDTGPCGPCTEIHYDRVGNRDAASLVNYDDPTCLEIWNLVFIQFNRESDGSLKPLPAKHVDTGMGFERLTSVLQNKMSNYDTDVFMPIFDAIQQATGARPYSGKVGDDDTDKVDMAYRVVADHIRTLSFAIADGSRPGNDGREYVLRRILRRAVRYGREVLKAQEGFFNGLVPVLAALMGDVFPELKQHEAGIREIIKEEEEAFGKTLIKGIEKFKKAAQDVQGKTFSGQEAFVLWDTFGFPLDLTQLMAEEQGLEVDVEGFNVAMDEARERSRNAQNKEEGGAIVMNAEATASLHKSGIAATDDSFKYIWFQDHESVIKAIYSGSEFMDNVAAGSLVGVILESTSFYAEQGGQIFDTGSLKGETGSFQVRNVQIFGGFVVHIGSFSGEHGKLSVGDKVVCKVDYKRRTLIAPNHTCTHMLNFALREVLGSHVDQKGSIVLPEKLRFDFSHGKPVDPEQLRRIESIVNEQIKAELDVSVKEVALVEAEHINGLRAVFGEVYPDPVRVVAVGRKVEDLLSDPKNEEWSSISTEFCGGTHITNTREAEAFALLSEEGTAKGIRRITAVTTNAAFDAIKLADSLEQEVIEASKAEESLLEKKIASFKSRLDAAQIPAAKKADIRDKIAQLQNKVRKAQKKIAEQNLQKAVKVAREMAEVAASDGKSFCVSHVDVGLDTAAVREAVCKVIEKGMPAMVFSTDETTNKAVVCAGVPGDKGKQLEVSEWLTAAMGPLKGRGGKGKGGLATGQGTDASHLNEAIDLATTFAQMKLS, encoded by the exons ATGAGTGGTGGATTCCTTGGGAAAGGAGTGATAGCGTTCAACTCTCTTCTTCTACTCAGACGTTACCCTTTCTCTTTCGCGCCGTCACACCTCCCTCGGAATCGGAATCGGAATCGCTCCCTCACCACCGCCAAGCACTTGGCCGCAATCGCAACGTCGTCGTTTCGTCCCAAGATGCCCGGCGTCGAATCTCAGGGAGGAGGACTAGAGTGGCCGGCACAGCGCGTGCGGGACACCTTCCTCGAGTTCTTCAGGGATGAGAAGAAACACGAGTACTGGAAGTCAAGCCCGGTCGTCCCCCACAACGATCCAACTCTTCTCTTTGCTAATGCTG GAATGAACCAATTTAAGCCCATTTTTTTGGGGACGGCGGACCCGAACACTGGGCTAAGCAAGCTGACTAGAGCATGCAACACGCAGAAATGTATAAGGGCAGGAGGGAAGCATAATGATCTCGAAGATGTAGGGAAAGACACCTACCATCACACTTTTTTCGAGATGCTTGGTAATTGGTCGTTCGGGGACTATTTCAAGAGTGAAGCCATTGAGTGGGCTTGgaagcttctcactcag GTTTATAAGCTGCCAGAAGATCGATTTTATGCCACTTATTTTGGCGGTGATGAGAAGCTGGGTCTTGCTCCTGATTATGAAGCTAGAGATTTATGGCTTAAGTTTCTACCACCTGGACGTGTACTGCCTTTTGGCTGTAAG GATAACTTTTGGGAGATGGGTGATACTGGTCCTTGCGGCCCTTGCACTGAGATCCATTATGATAGAGTGGGTAACCGGGATGCTGCATCATTAGTCAACTATGATGACCCTACCTGCCTTGAGATCTGGAACCTTGTCTTTATTCAG TTCAATAGGGAAAGTGATGGCTCTCTTAAACCATTGCCTGCTAAGCATGTTGACACTGGGATGGGATTTGAAAGATTGACTTCTGTACTTCAGAACAAGATGAGCAATTATGACACTGATGTCTTCATGCCTATATTTGATGCTATTCAGCAG GCTACAGGGGCTCGCCCATATTCTGGGAAAGTTGGAGATGATGATACAGACAAAGTTGACATGGCATACAGGGTTGTTGCAGATCATATAAGAACTCTTTCATTTGCCATTGCTGATGGGTCCCGTCCAG GCAATGATGGTCGTGAATATGTTCTGAGACGTATTCTCCGTCGAGCTGTCCGATATGGAAGAGAAGTGCTAAAAGCTCAAGAAGGATTTTTCAATGG GCTTGTACCGGTGCTGGCGGCACTGATGGGTGATGTATTTCCAGAGCTAAAACAACATGAAGCAGGCATTAGGGAGATAAtcaaagaggaggaagaagcatTTGGCAAGACTCTAATTAAG GGAatagaaaaattcaaaaaggcAGCTCAAGATGTTCAAGGCAAAACATTTAGTGGGCAG GAGGCTTTTGTCTTGTGGGACACATTTGGGTTCCCGTTAGATTTGACTCAG TTGATGGCAGAGGAACAGGGATTAGAAGTTGATGTTGAGGGTTTCAATGTCGCTATGGATGAGGCTCGAGAAAGATCAAGGAATGCTCAAAATAAG GAAGAAGGTGGTGCCATTGTTATGAATGCTGAAGCTACTGCTTCATTGCACAAGAGTGGAATTGCTGCAACAGACGACAGCTTCAAATATATTTGGTTTCAG GACCATGAAAGTGTAATTAAAGCAATTTACAGTGGTTCAGAGTTTATGGATAATGTTGCTGCTGGCAGCTTAGTTGGTGTTATTTTGGAGTCTACAAGTTTCTATGCTGAGCAAGGTGGACAG ATATTTGATACTGGATCACTAAAAGGAGAGACCGGCTCATTTCAAGTCCGCAATGTTCAAATTTTTGGAGGTTTTGTTGTCCACATTGGTTCCTTCTCTGGAGAGCATGGCAAACTCTCTGTGGGCGACAAAGTGGTTTGTAAG GTTGACTATAAAAGGCGTACACTCATTGCGCCTAACCATACCTGCACACACATGTTGAACTTTGCTCTGAGG GAAGTTCTTGGCAGTCATGTTGACCAGAAGGGTTCCATTGTTCTTCCTGAAAAATTGAGATTTGATTTTTCTCATG GTAAGCCAGTGGACCCTGAACAGTTGAGAAGAATTGAATCAATTGTGAATGAGCAAATAAAAGCTGAATTAGATGTTTCTGTTAAGGAGGTAGCCCTGGTTGAAGCTGAGCACATCAATGGTTTAAGGGCTGTATTTGGAGAG GTCTATCCTGACCCAGTAAGAGTTGTGGCTGTTGGGCGAAAAGTTGAGGACCTCCTGTCTGACCCTAAAAATGAGGAATGGTCATCAATATCAACAGAATTTTGTGGAG GGACCCATATAACAAACACACGTGAAGCTGAGGCCTTTGCCCTTTTATCTGAAGAGGGAACTGCTAAGGGAATCCGAAGGATAACTGCTGTCACAACTAATGCTGCTTTTGATGCAATTAAATTGGCAGATTCACTTGAGCAGGAAGTAATTGAAGCTTCCAAGGCTGAAGAGAGCTTGCTCGAGAAg AAGATAGCTTCCTTTAAATCTCGCCTAGACGCAGCACAAATTCCAGCGGCTAAGAAAGCTGATATCAGGGACAAGATTGCCCAACTTCag AACAAAGTGAGAAAGGCACAGAAGAAGATTGCAGAGCAAAATTTACAGAAAGCTGTCAAGGTTGCAAGGGAGATGGCGGAAGTTGCTGCATCAGATGGGAAGTCTTTCTGTGTATCCCATGTTGATGTTGGTTTGGATACTGCTGCAGTTCGTGAAGCAGTTTGTAAAGTCATAGAGAAG GGAATGCCTGCGATGGTTTTTAGCACGGATGAAACAACAAATAAGGCTGTGGTTTGTGCTGGAGTACCAGGAGACAAAGGCAAGCAATTGGAGGTGTCAGAGTGGTTGACTGCAGCTATGGGTCCCCTGAAAGGAAGGGGTGGTAAAGGAAAAGGTGGCCTTGCTACTGGCCAG GGAACAGATGCATCGCATCTAAACGAGGCAATAGACCTGGCAACCACTTTTGCGCAGATGAAATTGAGTTGA
- the LOC133708318 gene encoding phytosulfokine receptor 1-like has protein sequence MSVQDFWVVIFVIGFCFQPPVLSSQNLTCNLNDLNALEEFMGGLKSVIGGWGKNFSGDCCKWAGITCNSSFSLGLDDSVDTYRVVELDVSSRKLIGNLSESLGNLEQLRALNLSHNFLKNSLPASLFQLPNLEYLDLSSNYFSGPIPVDINLPSLLFLDISQNFLNGSIPQSICASSTRLQVLNLAVNYLSGTLPPSLGNCSSLEDLCLLTNNLSGGVPEGIYQLQNLTRLTIQDNKLTGPLSKEVGNLINLNRLDISTNWFSGTIPDVFHSLGRLQYFVARSNNFSGQIPSSLSSSPTIILLNVRNNSMEGPIDLNCSAMTSLASLDLGSNQFDGEIPSNLPSCPHLNNINLARNNLSGQIPDSFKDFHTLNYLSLSNSSRSNLSSALQILQQCQNLTTLVLTMNFYGEELPADPNLHFAKLKVLIIANSRLKGSIPQWLSKSSRLQLLDISWNRLEGTVPPWFGNFTNLFYLDISNNSFTGDIPRSLTGLQSLIYWNFSKVQEPSPDFPLFWKKNVSARGLQYNQVWSLPPTLALGNNYLSGQIWPEFGNLKSLHVFDLKFNNLSGPIPSSLANMTSLEALDLSHNKLSGIIPSSLTRLTFLSKFSVAYNQLEGAIPSGVQFGTFPNSSFEGNSLCGDHAPPCPSRGNTSPVQTRKSRLELGGVYIGIAAAVGFVFGVACFIVTDRYVWTWHF, from the coding sequence ATGAGTGTTCAAGATTTTTGGGTGGTTATCTTTGTCATTGGCTTTTGCTTCCAGCCACCAGTTTTGAGCTCTCAGAACCTGACCTGCAATCtgaatgatttgaatgcattgGAGGAGTTCATGGGTGGTCTGAAAAGTGTCATTGGTGGTTGGGGCAAGAATTTCTCTGGTGATTGCTGTAAATGGGCAGGTATTACTTGCAACTCTTCGTTCTCTCTTGGATTGGATGATTCTGTTGATACTTATAGAGTGGTTGAGTTGGATGTTTCGAGTAGAAAACTAATTGGGAATCTCTCTGAATCTTTGGGAAATTTGGAACAACTTAGAGCCCTCAATCTTTCTCACAACTTCCTTAAAAACTCACTTCCTGCCTCACTGTTCCAATTGCCAAATTTAGAGTACTTAGACTTGAGTTCTAATTACTTTTCTGGCCCCATTCCAGTTGATATTAATTTACCTTCACTTCTGTTCCTTGATATCTCTCAAAACTTCTTGAATGGTTCTATTCCACAAAGCATCTGTGCAAGTTCTACTAGGCTTCAGGTACTGAACTTGGCTGTGAACTACTTGTCTGGTACTCTACCACCAAGTCTTGGAAATTGTAGTTCCTTGGAGGACCTCTGTCTCCTCACGAATAATCTCTCTGGTGGTGTACCTGAGGGTATATATCAGCTGCAAAATCTGACCAGATTGACTATTCAAGATAACAAGCTTACTGGGCCGCTGAGCAAAGAAGTTGGTAACCTGATTAACCTTAATCGTTTGGATATCTCAACGAATTGGTTTTCAGGGACTATTCCGGATGTTTTCCACAGCCTTGGGAGACTACAGTATTTTGTTGCTCGTTCCAATAATTTCAGTGGTCAGATACCTTCTTCCTTGTCAAGTTCCCCAACTATCATTTTGCTTAATGTGAGAAACAATTCAATGGAGGGTCCAATTGATCTAAATTGTTCAGCAATGACAAGTTTAGCCTCTCTTGATCTAGGTTCAAACCAGTTTGATGGGGAAATTCCATCCAATCTTCCCTCTTGTCCACATTTGAATAATATAAATCTTGCCCGGAACAACTTGAGTGGCCAAATACCTGACAGCTTCAAGGATTTTCACACTCTCAATTACCTCTCACTTTCAAACTCCAGCCGTTCTAATCTATCATCTGCCCTTCAAATTTTACAGCAGTGTCAGAATCTAACTACTTTGGTTCTCACCATGAACTTCTATGGTGAAGAATTGCCTGCCGATCCAAACCTTCATTTTGCAAAGTTGAAGGTTCTCATTATTGCAAACAGTAGGCTCAAAGGTTCAATACCCCAGTGGTTGAGTAAGAGCAGCAGATTGCAGTTATTGGATATATCCTGGAACCGCTTGGAAGGTACAGTTCCGCCTTGGTTTGGCAATTTTACTAATCTCTTCTACTTGGACATATCAAACAATTCTTTTACTGGGGATATCCCGAGAAGCTTAACTGGACTACAGAGCCTCATTTATTGGAATTTTTCCAAGGTTCAGGAACCTTCCCCTGATTTTCCTCTTTTCTGGAAAAAGAATGTAAGTGCAAGGGGATTGCAGTACAATCAAGTTTGGAGCCTTCCACCGACGCTGGCACTTGGCAACAATTATTTGAGTGGACAAATCTGGCCAGAGTTTGGGAACCTGAAATCCCTTCATGTATTTGAtttaaaattcaacaatttatCTGGACCAATTCCAAGTTCTCTTGCTAATATGACCAGCTTAGAGGCTCTGGATTTGTCTCATAACAAGCTTTCAGGAATAATACCCAGTTCACTGACTCGCCTCACTTTTTTGTCCAAGTTCAGTGTTGCATACAATCAATTAGAGGGGGCGATTCCTAGTGGAGTTCAGTTTGGGACCTTCCCAAATTCAAGCTTTGAAGGGAATAGTCTTTGTGGTGACCATGCTCCTCCATGTCCATCAAGGGGGAATACTTCTCCCGTTCAAACCAGAAAATCAAGACTAGAATTAGGAGGAGTTTATATAGGAATAGCTGCTGCTGTGGGATTTGTATTTGGAGTAGCTTGTTTTATTGTAACAGATAGATATGTATGGACTTGGCATTTCTAA
- the LOC133708606 gene encoding loganic acid O-methyltransferase-like, translating into MSNKATPVLEAHPMNGGDGTYSYTKNSYYQREAANVAQTLIGDVIGMKLDINEITSSTNAFCIADLGCSVGPNTFVSVENILEAIKHKYQSGCMSSQMPEFQVFFNDHAGNDFNTLFVNFPPTRPYFAAGVPGSFHGRLFPKSSLHFVHSSYATHWLSKAPEELTDKNSPAWNKGKIHYTTAPEEIVNAYAAQFAKDMATFLEARAQELVVGGMMMLIMQAVPTGIPHSRVPNGVMFDFLGSILMDMAKEGVISEAEVDSFNLPVYTTSPKEMGELVERNGCFSIERMESTSPWLVSKHSNSNYGKTLSMSLRAGMEGVLKSHFGSEITNQLFNRLCDQSGQLTHQLEESCCREGTQLFVALKRK; encoded by the exons ATGAGCAACAAGGCAACCCCAGTGCTGGAAGCACATCCAATGAACGGTGGAGATGGCACATACAGCTACACCAAAAACTCCTATTACCAA AGAGAAGCTGCAAATGTTGCGCAAACTCTAATCGGTGATGTGATAGGCATGAAGCTTGACATAAATGAGATTACTTCTTCGACCAATGCATTTTGTATAGCAGATTTGGGGTGTTCAGTTGGACCAAACACTTTTGTTTCTGTGGAGAACATACTGGAAGCTATTAAACATAAGTACCAGTCCGGATGCATGTCTTCCCAAATGCCTGAATTCCAAGTCTTCTTTAATGATCATGCAGGCAATGATTTCAATACCCTATTTGTAAATTTCCCTCCGACAAGGCCCTACTTTGCAGCTGGTGTGCCGGGTTCTTTCCATGGCCGATTATTCCCCAAGTCCTCTCTCCATTTTGTGCATTCTTCATATGCAACCCACTGGCTCTCAAAGGCACCAGAAGAACTGACAGACAAGAACTCTCCGGCATGGAACAAAGGGAAGATTCACTACACAACTGCCCCTGAAGAAATAGTTAATGCTTATGCAGCTCAATTTGCCAAGGACATGGCAACATTCTTGGAAGCTCGCGCTCAAGAGCTTGTGGTTGGTGGAATGATGATGCTAATCATGCAAGCTGTCCCAACTGGGATCCCTCATTCCCGTGTTCCAAATGGAGTGATGTTTGATTTTCTGGGGTCTATTCTCATGGATATGGCAAAGGAA GGAGTTATAtctgaagctgaggtggactcaTTCAACTTGCCAGTGTACACTACCTCTCCCAAGGAGATGGGAGAGCTGGTAGA GAGAAATGGATGCTTTAGCATAGAGCGAATGGAGTCAACGAGCCCCTGGCTTGTTTCCAAGCATTCGAACTCCAACTACGGGAAGACACTGTCGATGTCGCTAAGAGCTGGCATGGAGGGAGTTCTCAAAAGCCATTTTGGAAGTGAGATTACCAATCAACTGTTTAATAGGCTCTGTGACCAAAGTGGACAACTTACCCACCAACTAGAGGAGTCCTGCTGCAGAGAAGGAACTCAGTTGTTTGTTGCTCTCAAGCGCAAATGA